GACCCAGTTGACAGCCTGCGGCCATGGGAGAAgtgacagtcgacagtcgagaAGACGAAGGCACGAGACACAAGGAGGCAGACCGTTGTCTGTGTGTCACGTACAAAGGCGACAGCCTTGAAGATGAAGCCAGGCATAACCAAGAAGAGGCAACATAAATCCAAAAAGGGGAACTACATTTAGGAGAGGGACCTACACACACAAGTGAGTGCTTCAGCTGACGCTTTAAGGTTGACTTTAAGATTGTGAAACATCTTCCGGACGACTTGACTGCAATTATGTCACACAAAATGTTTGTCCTGCACATCCTGCCATAAAAAACAAGCTaaacactttatttatttggtgcTGTTCCGTCGTTAGTCTTGAAACTTTTCGCATTAAACTGGAGAGCAGCACAGTTTGCCAAACTATGTGCAATGAAAATAAGAGAGCAACTCAACgaaaatacatacaacacacgcacatacacatgtatacaTAGAACAGCAAAAGGCAACAAGAATAAGTTTAAACTCAGAAATAGTCAATGCATGACTGCGAGATGCCTTTCTCCAAAAAGTCCACATACACACCGAAAGGAAGCTTCGAAAAAGTATCCGCCAACTGCACAGTgagaaattcaaattcataaAGAGAATTcgtattcaaatttaaaattaacaattacatataaaaaatatgaataacgaaataaaaaaaattaaaaatagagaAGGATAAAACATgattcttattcttatttcaaacattattatatctaaaataaaataaatacaataaactttgtatatttattgagAAGAATCAtgaattttcttttcagtGTCAATTCGATTCAGTTACCAAAGTCTTGGATTTAGTTTTTCTGTCTGTGTGTACAAAAaggatataaaaaaaaatgagaaaccTTTCTTTTCCGACTACTATTACTTCCTCTTGCACAACTCTTTCGATGCAGGGTATAACAAGAGCCGGAGGATTTGCCCGAACTTGCACTGAATGCAAGTTGGCAAAAGGAGAGTGGCAAGGAAGCCGGCAACAGTTGGCCAGGCAGACCcccaaaaatgaaatgccTCTTTTGAAGTGCTTGCTTGGATCAGGAAAGTCTATTTTAAACACATTTCAAATGTTGCTGATTCTGCACTGCgtatatatgtgtgagtgtgtgtgctgtgtgtgctgtgtgtgctgtgtgtgtctgtgtgtagaTTGAGATTGTGCCATAAGCAGGCGAACACAAGCTGAGCCATCTGCTGATGCTGCTTGACTCGACGACTCAGGGTTTAAAGCCACGAGTCAGTCGAGTGGCTCGTGTTGACTTTGCCCTTTAATTTCTCAGGCAGAAAATGGATCAAAAGTCAGGCGCAGTGACTCACAGTGGCAAAGACACTCACAATGGCCGGCAATGGAAAAGCAGGCGGATCGGAGGCGCAACCAACCAACTATAGTACACACTGTATTCGTTGTGCCGGGCCCGTCCAGTGGTGGCACATTTTTATTGGTCATTAGTCCGAGCCTCTATCGGCATTCGTAAGCATTTACACATCGTTAAACTTTCATTTCCGGCAAATTAAGCGCATTCTATGTACCTTCTGTCCCGCTGTCCTGTTGTCCTCGACCCGGCCCATTCTGTTCGAGGTGGCGCAATATTCACGCCGTTTCCTCTGCTGTCTGCGCCCCCCGTCGAGTCACAGCGCCGGGCGGGCATCGCTTGGTCACCCGTTCGTATCTTGGTCAGCAAAACGTTGTCAATGTGTGCAAGTGTGGAGCGAGGGACGTCGTCAAATGACCACAACAAACCAAGCCCCAGAACTCGACTGGGCATATTTAATGGACAGCAAGCAAAAGGAAGCGCCCGGAGGCGGACTCCGCAcacttttgtttgcttttcaatCAAAAGTCAATAGCAGAGAAAAGCGGCGTATAAAAGCCGTAAGGAcacgctgctgcagctggcaCTGTTTATCGTCGTCCTGTTGTTCTTGGTGCCTCGTCATGTCGTTCTGGGCTGTGAGTCGTGGCCTGACGCCGCCGGGCAAAGTGGCGCCCAAGCTGAATCCCAATCAGCGTCAATTCCTCGAAGATGAGTTGCGCTATCGCGAGAAACTCAAGATGCTGGCGGGTGGCAATGCCGTCGATGATATGTACGTTCGCAAGCCGGATACCGTGGATGACCCTCACGAGCTTGACAAGCACGATGCCTTCTACGACACCACCAAGAGTCTGCTGGTCCTGTTCCAGATCATGGGAGTGATGCCCATACACAGGAATCCCCCGATCAAGAACCTGCCGCGCACCGAGTACTCGTGGACGTCGAAGCAGGTGATGTGGGCCATATTCACTTACAGCTGCCAGACAACGATTGTGGTGCTGGTGCTGCGAGAGCGGGTGAAGAAGTTCATCACCAGTCCGGACAAGCGTTTCGACGAGGCCATCTACAATGTGATCTTCATCAGTCTGTTGTTCACCAACTTTCTGCTGCCCGTCGCCAGCTGGCGACATGGACCTCAGGTGGCCATCTTCAAGAATATGTGGACGAACTATCAATACAAGTTCTACAAGACCACGGGTTCTTCGATTGTGTTTCCTAATCTGTATGTGCTCACGTACTCGCTGTGCATCTTCTCCTGGCTGCTGAGCATAGCCATCAATCTCTCGCAGTACTTTCTACAACCCGACTTTCGCCTGTGGTACACCTTCGCTTACTATCCTATCATTGCCATGCTGAACTGCTTTTGCAGTTTGTGGTACATCAATTGCAACGCCTTTGGCACTGCCAGTCGAGCCTTGTCGGATGCCTTGCAGGCCACCATTCGGGATGGCAAGCCGGCCCAGAAGCTGACCGAATATCGCCATCTGTGGGTCGATCTCAGCCACATGATGCAGCAGCTGGGACGCGCCTACTCCAACATGTATGGCATGTACTGCTTGGTGATCTTCTTCACTAGCATCATTGCCACATATGGCAGCATTAGCGAGATTATTGATCATGGCGCCACGTACAAGGAGGTGGGACTCTTTGTCATCGTGTTCTACTGCATGTGCCTACTCTATATCATTTGCAATGAGGCGCACTATGCATCACGTAAGGTGGGTCTTGATTTTCAGACCAAGCTGCTAAACATCAATCTGACAGCTGTCGACTCGGCAACCCAGAAGGAGGTGGATATGCTGCTGGTGGCCATCAACAAGAATCCGCCAATCATGAACCTCGATGGCTATGCGAACATCAATCGCGAACTCATCACCACAAACATCTCCTTCATGGCCACCTACTTGGTCGTGTTGCTGCAGTTCAAGATTACCGAACAGCGTCGCTCGCAGACTACTTAAGCTTACGATAAAATTCCgagttttgtttaatttgtttctatGTGTTTATTGCTTATCCAATTCTCAGTTTGGCTAGATTAAACGCTTTAGATACTTTGTGGTGTTCTTATTGAGCTGGTTTCTTGGAAACAGTTCAGAGAGAGGATTTCTTTCAGtattggtttttcttttgatatGTGTCTCCCTAAACCTTTCGCTAATGTGCAACTGTCGTAACGGAAAATACTTAAGTTGTTGGCGACTAATATATTTCTACCCAATGTCCCAGTCAATCATAGCAGTCTATTAGATTCaaaatttcaagtttttatCAGGGAAATGTGCCACAGGTTGTCAAAAGATTACAGCAAGAACAGCTACCTAGGTCTCTACATGGGCCTGGAGCGTCTTGAGGCGATCGTAATAAATTCGGACTTAGAAGTGACTTTTCGAGCTGTAGTGCGCTACGATGTGGATCTGCCAGAGTATCGCACGACAAATGGCATCTCTCAAGACGCAGCAACGAACGAGTTCATGGCCAACCCGGTGATGTATATCAAGGCATTGGATATACTCTTCAATTGTCTAGAATCCCAGGGCGCCGAACTGCATCGGGTAGCAGCCATTGGAGGAGCAGCTCATCATTATGGCGCCGTCTTCTGGACGGACTTAGGTTTTCGTCGCCTTTGTGGACTGAATCCCATGTTTCGCCTGCACGAGCAATTCACTGATGATACCTTTGAGATGGTCTCCAGCCCCAGTTGGGTGGACAGGGCTTCCATACCACAATGCTATGACATGGAAGACGATGTTGGCGGCGTTGCGGCAATGGTCAGAATCACGGGTTCCAAATGCTTTGGCAGGTTGACTGGTCCATTAATTCGAAGAGTTTACGAAGAGTCGCCAGAGCAATATGAGCGCACAGTGCGCATTTCGTTGATGAGCAGCTTCCTGGCTTCGCTGCTGGTGGGCAACATTGGTTCTATTGAATTCTCCGATGGCTCTAGCATGAATCTGCTGGATCTCAATGAAAAAGCTTGGTCCGAAGAATGTTTAGAGGCATGTGCTCCAAATTTAAAGCAGCGTCTCATGCAACCAATTGCCTCGAATCGCTTGCAAGGACGTATCGCCGATTACTTTGTGAGTCGTTGGAACTTTCGACCCGACTGCATGATAGTTTCGACCACTGGAAGCAGTGCATCCATGGTTGCTGGCCTGAACTTGGAGGAAAACGTGCTGGTTCTGTTTCTCTCGCAGGCCGATAAAATGCTGATACACTGTAAGCAGCGTCCTCAACTGGAAGACGCCTCCATCATTTGTCATCCAGTCAATATCGATGAATACATCGGTTTAATTCTGATACGCAATGGATGCCTGGTACGTGAAGCCGTCTGCAGAGAGATTGCCAATGGCAAGTGGCGGCTCTTCAACGAAATGCTCGCCTCCACACCGAAAGGCAACGCTGGCAACATTGAGGTCCGTCTGGATAAAATGGAATGCACGCCCGAAGCTCGGGGCAGGTTGCGATGGAATagtgaaattaatgaaatgtcTGACCAGGCGTTAAGGGGGCTCGAAAACTTCGAGGACCTCAAATATAATGCTCGCGCTGTCATTGAGGGGCAGATAATGCATCGACGAGTCTTGGCTACTGATGCAGGCATTAAACTTGAGAGCATCACCAAAATAATTGCTCTGGGCAGATGTACGCGCAATCAACACGTACTGCAAATTGTCGCCGATGTTTTCAATACTCCAGTTTACATTCAAGAAGGACCTTCGCCCACTCTCCTAGGCGCCGCCTTTCGTGCCCGCTACGCTTTCTACGAGTATCGCGAGGCGAATTGCAGCTGCTCCCGCTGCAATGCCTGTTGGGGTAGCCAGCCGAAGCTTAGCTACGCCGAGTTCTTCAAGCATTTGCCCGAAGAGCTCAAACTCATAGCCGAACCTTCGCCTGACGTCGAAGCGATCTACGGTCCCTTAACGGATCGCATTAGAAGCATGCTTCGGATGCTAGCGGCCAGAACAAGCATCAACGAGAAACTCATCAAGTACAAATAAATGCAGCATTCGAGTGTTGTATCCCCTAGTTTAATGTAGTCTAATTACTGTCGAAACAACAAAGTACTCTAGTCTAAAAAGTCTGCATCCCAGCCGGAAAGTTCGTCTGGCGGCTCGTTGAGATCGCAGGGGAAACCGATCAAAGTATCGCACGTCTGTGGGATGCGCAATTGGACGTACGAAGGGCGGAATGAGCAGCTGACTGGCCAGACCATCCCAGTCGAAGCCCAGAAACCATCTATGTCAGAGTGGAGTAAGCGTGTGAATAATAGATCCATAAACCTTGCGCAGAAATCCGCTACTCACTTGTGCTTCTTGATGTCCTGTATACCACCAGTTTGATATCCAAGTCGCTCGGAGGGAACATCGCGGCACAGACGCTTGATGAGCTGCACGGCCCAGCGGGATGTGTGCTTGGGAAAGCTGATCATGTCGATGCCTTTCAGAATGAGATTGTACGTCTGCATGGGATCCGGAGCATTGAAAGGTGGTCTGCATAAAGTTGCACAGAAATATCAGTTTATAGCCGAATAAGTGAGTAGTTGATAGATGAGGTGATGCCCAAGTTCATTCTCGAAGAACGATGTGAGTAAAAGTTGATGACAATAGAAAGAAGTGAAGATGTGATGGCCAAAGAGAGAATTTGGGAACAAATGAAACGATCGATGAATAAGTTGAGTATTATAGATAGTAGTGAGAAATCGATGCCCGAGGAAAAATATAACGAATAGATGAAACAGTCGATGACTTCTTGAAAAAGTTGATTTAGATTATGATTTATGATTGAAGAATGAATCAAGGAAttgaagaaataaattaatagccGCAGAAAAGATTGATGAATAGACCAAACAGTAGATGAACACCTCGGTGAATCACTTACGCGCCATTGAGTAGCTCGTGAATGAGTATGCCAAGAGCCCAATAGTCCACGGCGCGATCATGTCCCTTGTTGAGTATGATCTCTGGTGCCACATACTCAGGTGTGCCGCAAAACGTCCATGTCTTGGCACTATTTCCTATATACTTGGCAAATCCAAAGTCGACCAACTTAACGTAGCCACGCTCATCAAGCATCAGATTCTCCGGCTTCAAGTCGCGATAAATGATGCCGCGGGCATGCAAATACTCAAAGGCTTGCAGGACACAGCCAATGATAAACTGAGCAGCATTATCCTCGAAAGAGCCGCGATCTCGCAGCATTGTCCAGATCTCACCGCCCATGCACGCTTCGAGCAGCATATAGACATACTTCTCATCGCGAAAAGTGCGAAATAGGCGACAGATGAATGGCGAATTCGAGCTGAGCATAATGGTGCGTTCACTGTAGATGTGATCCTCCTGCTTGGTGTCTACAATGTGCCGCTTCTTCAAGCACTTTAAGGCGAAGGTATCCTCTCGGCCTTGGTGGTACGCCTTGACCAGCTCGACGCGCCCAAAGCCTCCAATGCCCAGAGTGCTGATCACTTCGAGATCTGTGAGCTTCAGATCGGGAAACTCTTGCTGTGCGTGTGCTCCAAAGGCTTCCTCGCTCTGAGCCGCCTGCTTCATGGCCAGCATACGACTCTCATCTCCATAGTCCTTCTCCTTCAACTCACACAGATCACCAATCAGTCGCTTGAACGAATCCCGATCCAAACTCAAGCACTCCACACCCGGCGGCAATGCAATAATGTTGGCTGTCCGCTTGTCCTCATTGATTAGTGCCTGTTCCCCAAAGTAATCCCCGCGACTCAAGGTGCGCAATTCCGTTTCTTCGAGCGAAGCGGGAGTCAGTTTCTGGGTGACTCGCACATTGCCTTGTGATATCAAAAAGAAACTATCGCCAGCCGTTCCCTGGCGTATAATATAAGTGCCAGCTGCATAGAACTCCAGCTCCAGTACGTCGGCAATCTTAGCCAGCAGCTCCTCGCTGAGGTTACGCAGCAGCGGTACCGATCGCAGAAAGTTTACGCTGTTTTCAATGCGCTGCAAACCAGTGCGCATCATAATCTGCTGAAAAACGCGTCGATCGAGTACCCAAACCCTCGCCTCGCTCATCACCCTAATGGAGGCAGTGCGTGTGCAGTTGTAGAGTATTGCCAGCTCACCGAATGCCTTGCCCGGCCCCATCTTGTCCAGCACCTTGCCATTCTGCATCACTGCAAACTCCCCGGAAGCGGAGACGTAAAGATGGGCGCCCACTTCGCCCTCGCGTATCACAAATTCGCCGGCTTCAATGCTCTTTGAATACATGGAGTCCACGAGCTCACGTACCTGCGAGGCATCAATGTTCTTCAGAAAATCATTGTCCATGATGGCATCCTTGATCTGTTGCTTTGCACTATGTCAAAAATTTCGTTATTTCCTGCAAGATCCACACTCATTTCGCCAGCTCACCTGAAATCCTTGTCATATTTGGGTATTGGTGCCGTGTAGGATTGCTGCATGGACTGCACACAGCTCTCAGCGGACACACCTTGCTTTTTAACCGCCGCCGACATTGGCTTGGGCATCACCTCGACTGCCATTGGTGGCGTCGCAgccgttgtttttgttggtgttgttgctgttattgtggTTGGCCTCGTTTTGAGGACGGGCGAATCCAAGCAGAGCGCCTCCAGCATGTACTCTGGACTGCCGGGCATCACCATGCCACAGGAGCTGCAGAGATGCGAATTCCTTTCGCTGCTCGTCACCTCGCCGCTCTGCTCGGGCAGCGGGTAGAGCTTCGATTTGCCTGAGGACGATGGCATCTGCTGTTTGCTGGAGATGTTCAGTTGATTCGTTGTTTGCTGCAACACGCTCTGCATCGGGGGGAACGATTTCAATTGAAAGGCGTCGTTTAATTAATTCAGCGTCCAATTAAGCATTCAATCGTCCGCACATGATCGCTTGGAACACACAATTGAAATGATCGCCCCCAGCCAATGAACCTCACGCGAGACTCGCTCACGTGCCTGACTCTTACTTGCGATGCGCCACACAAAATAAGGGATATCTCTGAGGTTGTATACCCCAAAAGCAGAAATCTACCATTCTGGAAATGTTGCGACCTTCAGTGCCAACTAAGTGGGCCAAGAATAGTTGTGCGGTGTCATCTTATCACGCTAGGCCCGGCCCAGCCCGTCCGCAAATAGAATGCGAAAACTGACCCAAAAAGCACACACGAAAAGCGTAAAGATAAAATGCCGAAATCCACAAAAGAGGCGGCGTCGACTCATAGGGCAAATAAGATAAGCCCAATATCAGTGGCCAGGCAACAGGCCCCAGTTCTGATCCATCCCCTTTAGCCGCTCTTCTTGACTATGCGTATTtgtcttttaaattatttacacaGAAATTAGCAATTCAAAAATGGTCTGAACACTCTTTTCAGCTCGTATGCTCTGTAGCTGAAAATGTGGCTAAAAGAGCATGACCAATGTGGTCAATAACTGACaaaggaaattaaatattttgctggCAAGTTTGCAATGTTTGGTGAAGAACTTTTAGTTTGAGAGCAGATGTAGATTAaaaattacagggtattgccTAGTCTATATCTACTCAAGTCGCCTGTGAATTGTTCTCTTCTGGAGCTCGTGTGCTGGTCAGACGGAATTACGGAAtaacatgtatttatttacataaagCAAACAACGACTCTCGACTGAGGaaactgcggctgctgttgctgcagagTCACAGTTTGGGGCTGATGCTGAAGGCAAAGCTGATCCGGCAATTAGCGCTGCAGAGCTGCGAATCCCAGTGTATCTGCTGTATCTACTTTGTATCTAGACTCGCTCTCTGCAAACATGTCTCGTAATCTGTGCTCTTTGGGCCATAAAACTGCGCGCGACAGCGCCACGAAAAATCTCGCCAAGAAGTGCTAATCGTTTGGCTCAATAAAAACgctttacaatttaaatatacacacGCCGGAAAGCTGCTGATAGCTGCTCAGCTGCTCTAGGCTGCCTTAGGCTACTGGGCGCAACAATGCCAAATAATGTTCAAGTACAAACTTATTATAAGACATTCGACTAGAGTCAAACTAGACAAACTGACGAACTATTTGAATGTCAGATAgaaaaccaaaatatatatatattggaGGACATAAGAGCTTAAGGCAGTGACAGTAAAAGTAACAATACCAGAAGCAGGGCAATCTAATAGTATCTACAGTTGTCCGTTGCCTGCTGTCTATTATGCTCCGTCTGGTATCTGATATCTGGCTgagcagcggctgctgcttctgttgcttttgctttcgctgCTGCCCCCTAGAGATAACGACGTGCGACGCAATTGATACGATTGTGTGTGCGCGCGCTTTACAGATACTTTTCGTTttctatctgtatctgtatctgcacaAAAGCGAATACGAATTAGTCGAAAACTGTAGGGCAATTGTTGccattgtagttgttgttggtgttgtcgCTTATCTGTGGCGCGACaagaataaacaaacaaaacaaacaaacgatgCATTAAACCATGACACCAAACAGCTGTAACTGGCGCTTGTTCAACATATGCGGAATGTTCCTAGGCCAAAAGTTTCCTACAAAAACTTTTCCCTATCTTCCCTTCCTTCCCCAATGTTAACCTATCCCACCATTTTTTCCAGCTGTCTGCCCTTCTCACCTTCAGCTTGTGTATTTCGCGGTGCAATTTAACCAGCTCGCACTCACGGCTCTCCACCATCTCTTTGAGTGCCAGCACATCGTTATGCAGCTCGTGAACGAGTGCATCTTGATCCCGTGGGTCGAATCCCCGTGCCATGTCAGCAGCTCTGCTCCACCACAATGATATCCGCACACACGTAGATGATCGACA
This DNA window, taken from Drosophila nasuta strain 15112-1781.00 chromosome 2L, ASM2355853v1, whole genome shotgun sequence, encodes the following:
- the LOC132792355 gene encoding gustatory and odorant receptor 21a — protein: MSFWAVSRGLTPPGKVAPKLNPNQRQFLEDELRYREKLKMLAGGNAVDDMYVRKPDTVDDPHELDKHDAFYDTTKSLLVLFQIMGVMPIHRNPPIKNLPRTEYSWTSKQVMWAIFTYSCQTTIVVLVLRERVKKFITSPDKRFDEAIYNVIFISLLFTNFLLPVASWRHGPQVAIFKNMWTNYQYKFYKTTGSSIVFPNLYVLTYSLCIFSWLLSIAINLSQYFLQPDFRLWYTFAYYPIIAMLNCFCSLWYINCNAFGTASRALSDALQATIRDGKPAQKLTEYRHLWVDLSHMMQQLGRAYSNMYGMYCLVIFFTSIIATYGSISEIIDHGATYKEVGLFVIVFYCMCLLYIICNEAHYASRKVGLDFQTKLLNINLTAVDSATQKEVDMLLVAINKNPPIMNLDGYANINRELITTNISFMATYLVVLLQFKITEQRRSQTT
- the LOC132798182 gene encoding xylulose kinase — its product is MCHRLSKDYSKNSYLGLYMGLERLEAIVINSDLEVTFRAVVRYDVDLPEYRTTNGISQDAATNEFMANPVMYIKALDILFNCLESQGAELHRVAAIGGAAHHYGAVFWTDLGFRRLCGLNPMFRLHEQFTDDTFEMVSSPSWVDRASIPQCYDMEDDVGGVAAMVRITGSKCFGRLTGPLIRRVYEESPEQYERTVRISLMSSFLASLLVGNIGSIEFSDGSSMNLLDLNEKAWSEECLEACAPNLKQRLMQPIASNRLQGRIADYFVSRWNFRPDCMIVSTTGSSASMVAGLNLEENVLVLFLSQADKMLIHCKQRPQLEDASIICHPVNIDEYIGLILIRNGCLVREAVCREIANGKWRLFNEMLASTPKGNAGNIEVRLDKMECTPEARGRLRWNSEINEMSDQALRGLENFEDLKYNARAVIEGQIMHRRVLATDAGIKLESITKIIALGRCTRNQHVLQIVADVFNTPVYIQEGPSPTLLGAAFRARYAFYEYREANCSCSRCNACWGSQPKLSYAEFFKHLPEELKLIAEPSPDVEAIYGPLTDRIRSMLRMLAARTSINEKLIKYK
- the LOC132792350 gene encoding LOW QUALITY PROTEIN: cGMP-dependent protein kinase, isozyme 1 (The sequence of the model RefSeq protein was modified relative to this genomic sequence to represent the inferred CDS: deleted 1 base in 1 codon), translating into MARGFDPRDQDALVHELHNDVLALKEMVESRECELVKLHREIHKLKSVLQQTTNQLNISSKQQMPSSSGKSKLYPLPEQSGEVTSSERNSHLCSSCGMVMPGSPEYMLEALCLDSPVLKTRPTTITATTPTKTTAATPPMAVEVMPKPMSAAVKKQGVSAESCVQSMQQSYTAPIPKYDKDFSAKQQIKDAIMDNDFLKNIDASQVRELVDSMYSKSIEAGEFVIREGEVGAHLYVSASGEFAVMQNGKVLDKMGPGKAFGELAILYNCTRTASIRVMSEARVWVLDRRVFQQIMMRTGLQRIENSVNFLRSVPLLRNLSEELLAKIADVLELEFYAAGTYIIRQGTAGDSFFLISQGNVRVTQKLTPASLEETELRTLSRGDYFGEQALINEDKRTANIIALPPGVECLSLDRDSFKRLIGDLCELKEKDYGDESRMLAMKQAAQSEEAFGAHAQQEFPDLKLTDLEVISTLGIGGFGRVELVKAYHQGREDTFALKCLKKRHIVDTKQEDHIYSERTIMLSSNSPFICRLFRTFRDEKYVYMLLEACMGGEIWTMLRDRGSFEDNAAQFIIGCVLQAFEYLHARGIIYRDLKPENLMLDERGYVKLVDFGFAKYIGNSAKTWTFCGTPEYVAPEIILNKGHDRAVDYWALGILIHELLNGAPPFNAPDPMQTYNLILKGIDMISFPKHTSRWAVQLIKRLCRDVPSERLGYQTGGIQDIKKHKWFLGFDWDGLASQLLIPPFVRPIAHPTDVRYFDRFPCDLNEPPDELSGWDADFLD